CATGGAAGTATGGATGTAGTTTCTTACTCATCTGCAGCTGCTCGTCTTTCTCTCGTGCTTTCATCCTCCATAAGAAACCCTAACGGAACCCTGAATTTCGCCAATCCTTCGTTTCAGGTATCAATTCTAGTAATCTCACTACTTTCATTACTACATTACATACACTTAATAGATACTAAAATTCAGTTTCGATTATTGCTGATACTTTGATTAATCTGGAAAAATTAACTATGAAACCCTAAAGAAAATTTTGCATATGCTGAAATGTAGATTCATACTGTTTATATGACTGTTGGGTTTGTTCTAGTTTCAGCCATTGAAGAAGAATTCATATCGATTTCGTTTAGTTCTGGTTAGTTGTGTCAAACCTCAGAAATTAGGTTTATATTCTGccaatgttaaaaaagtgctaaATTGGAAGGGGAAACTTAAGCAACATTTCCCCTTCGGCCTTGTTCAATTTGTTGTTGGAGTTGTATTGGTTATGTCAGTATCCATTGCTGTTAGCAGAACTCCTTCCTGTGAGTAAGCCACTCCCACTTCCAGTTCTAAGTTATTTTGTGCCTTTAGAGGATCCTAAGATTCACAACTCTGGAATTTACTATATCGCAGCGGCACTCACGGAAGAGAACCTCCTTTTCTTGGAAGCGTGGAGAACAATTGACCGTGCATATGTTGATAAAAAGTTTAATGGGCAAAGTTGGTTTAGGTATAGAGAGGATGCCTTGCGGAAAGAACCAACGAAAAATCGAGAAGAGACATGTACGGGTTCCAACTATTAGTTTCTTGAAGTTTTGTACTTGCTTCTCATTTGCTTGCTGTATACTGCTTCCATCCTTCTATTTAATTGcgatactggaatgtagttattTTGTGAACAAGCCAGACCACAAATAGGGTAGAGGCTTATCTGTCTTCTTTAGAGGATTTGTCTACCTTTGAAACTCCATTTTAGGGACAAGTTTGAAATTATGTGTTGTTTTTTCAGATTGTTTTCTCCTTCAACTATTGATTACAACATAGGCCAGTAGAAGGAGTttatttaatagtaaaaaaattgCTTTGCTTGGCAAATGACAAGCTTATCATTTAAATTGTACTGATATTCTTTTCAGATACGGCTATAAGGAAAATGCTTGCCACACTAAACGATCCATTCACCCGCTTTCTGGAGCCAGAAAAGTTCAAGAGTTTGAGGGTATGAGtttctttcttcttattgtcCTTAACCACACCCCCGCTGTAGGCAAAAGCGTGAGTGATCAATAAAAATGTTAGAAGCAGTTGATTGTTTTATAGCATTTGCTTAAAATCTGTTGATTTTTTTGAAGGCAGTCCGGCACTCAAGGTGCCCTTACAGGTGTAGGGCTTTCCATTGGTTATCCTATAGGGTTTGATGGATCACCTGCAGGGCTTGTTGTTATTTCATCTACCCCAGGAGCACCAGCTTATAGGTCTGGCATTATGTCTGGAGATGTTATTTTGGCAATTGACGGTACAAGTACTGAAACAATGGGAATTTATGATGCAGCTGAACGATTACAGTAAGATCCATACTTTAACAAACTTATTTTGTTGAATGTTTTCTCTTATAGTTCCAGTAGCATATACGTTCAAGTTCCCACTTCAGTCAGTTCCACATCTTTATTATATTCTAATCATCTGCCTGATTTTATTTGCTTTTCATTTATTTTCCTATAAACTGAACTGCAGGGGTCCTGAAGGAAGTTCAGTGGAATTGACCATTCTCAGCGGACCTGAAACAAAACAGATGGCCCTGAAGTAAGTTCTAGTGCACTGTTCAATTTTGTGTTGTGTTACAGAGtttttaatgaaatttccatgtgaagaagaaaaagagaagaagaaagtagatACATGTTGTTGCTTAAATATTAACTTACATTTTGGAATCATCAATGTCTGCTCGCAGGAGAGAAAGGGTCTCGCTGAACCCTGTGACCTCTAGACTATGTGAAGTCGCTGCTGTGGGAAAGGACACATCCCGAATTGGTTACATCAAACTAACAACTTTCAACCAAAATGCTTCTAGTGAGTACTGGTTGTTTGTAAATTggtttgttttggttcattaaaaagGTCCTCTCTTCAATTATGTAACTGGGCTTGAAACTTCTCAAGCTCACAATGGACTTGATCGTAAGTAATGAGTTCTCATTGAAGCGTGGTCCCTTTTGTAGGAGCTGTTAAGGAAGCAATTGAAACTCTACGTAGTAACAATGTCAATGCTTTTGTTTTGGACCTTCGAGATAACAGGTGATACACATTTCCTTTAAAGCTATATCTTTGTTCtacctctaagaaagtttctaaAATGTTGGGTTTTAACAGTGGTGGCCTTTTCCCAGAAGGAATTGAGATAGCTAAGATCTGGTAAgcttcaacctttttttttttttttgcagaacaGAGGTTATTACAAATGCGTTTTGTTCTTCGCATTTTTAGCTTCTCACATGTATGAATGCTGGTTGCTTTTATATTAGTAAAATGTTAACTTTCTCTAAGTACTTTTGATTAGGTTGGATAAGGGTGTTATCGTGTATATATGTGATAGTCAAGGAGTTCGAGATATTTATGAGGCAGATGGAAACAATGCGATAGCAACATCAGAGCCTTTAGCTGTGCtggtgggttttttttttttcctttgtattGGGATGCTACTAGAAAAGCACCACAAGTTTCCTTGAAATGGGAGAttgtgtgatccaacctatagcTGGGTAGTCATTATACTTCTTTACCTAATAGTAAATGGTCTATTTGTCGCCATGATTAATTATTATATGATCAATTATATCAACAGTGGCAGTTAGTGGTTAGGCTTTAGATCTGTCAATGGTTAGATTTGCTTGGTCACGATTAAGAATTTCTTAATTCAGTCTCAGAAAATAATGTTGCTGAGATTCATAAATTCACCCATGTTCTGATGTGGGTTTGGTTCAGGTAAACAAAGGAACTGCCAGCGCTAGTGAGATACTAGCTGGCGCTTTGAAAGATAACAAGCGAGCAGTTGTGTATGGAGAACCGACATATGGGAAAGGGTAAGTAAGATCACTCGTTAC
This DNA window, taken from Papaver somniferum cultivar HN1 chromosome 3, ASM357369v1, whole genome shotgun sequence, encodes the following:
- the LOC113358541 gene encoding carboxyl-terminal-processing peptidase 2, chloroplastic-like isoform X1, encoding MDVVSYSSAAARLSLVLSSSIRNPNGTLNFANPSFQFQPLKKNSYRFRLVLVSCVKPQKLGLYSANVKKVLNWKGKLKQHFPFGLVQFVVGVVLVMSVSIAVSRTPSSALTEENLLFLEAWRTIDRAYVDKKFNGQSWFRYREDALRKEPTKNREETYTAIRKMLATLNDPFTRFLEPEKFKSLRSGTQGALTGVGLSIGYPIGFDGSPAGLVVISSTPGAPAYRSGIMSGDVILAIDGTSTETMGIYDAAERLQGPEGSSVELTILSGPETKQMALKRERVSLNPVTSRLCEVAAVGKDTSRIGYIKLTTFNQNASRAVKEAIETLRSNNVNAFVLDLRDNSGGLFPEGIEIAKIWLDKGVIVYICDSQGVRDIYEADGNNAIATSEPLAVLVNKGTASASEILAGALKDNKRAVVYGEPTYGKGKIQSVFELSDGSGMAVTVARYETPAHTDIDKVGVIPDHPLPTSFPKKEDDFCSCLKDSASACYLNKVKLFSR
- the LOC113358541 gene encoding carboxyl-terminal-processing peptidase 2, chloroplastic-like isoform X2, translating into MDVVSYSSAAARLSLVLSSSIRNPNGTLNFANPSFQPLKKNSYRFRLVLVSCVKPQKLGLYSANVKKVLNWKGKLKQHFPFGLVQFVVGVVLVMSVSIAVSRTPSSALTEENLLFLEAWRTIDRAYVDKKFNGQSWFRYREDALRKEPTKNREETYTAIRKMLATLNDPFTRFLEPEKFKSLRSGTQGALTGVGLSIGYPIGFDGSPAGLVVISSTPGAPAYRSGIMSGDVILAIDGTSTETMGIYDAAERLQGPEGSSVELTILSGPETKQMALKRERVSLNPVTSRLCEVAAVGKDTSRIGYIKLTTFNQNASRAVKEAIETLRSNNVNAFVLDLRDNSGGLFPEGIEIAKIWLDKGVIVYICDSQGVRDIYEADGNNAIATSEPLAVLVNKGTASASEILAGALKDNKRAVVYGEPTYGKGKIQSVFELSDGSGMAVTVARYETPAHTDIDKVGVIPDHPLPTSFPKKEDDFCSCLKDSASACYLNKVKLFSR